A single region of the Ptychodera flava strain L36383 chromosome 9, AS_Pfla_20210202, whole genome shotgun sequence genome encodes:
- the LOC139139622 gene encoding uncharacterized protein, producing MNSCGGTHCVEAELQRPCDSHECQHEAETCVDMKSHSICTCVTACPDYYAPVCGKIAGLNFAQEYYNECHMTMKACQTKAAIKKVNCKSYHIINGATATTQPTVLLTFVTSAVLLLIRLLLYDV from the exons ATGAACAGCTGTGGCGGAACTCACTGCGTCGAAGCAGAGTTGCAGC GACCATGTGACTCACACGAATGCCAACACGAAGCGGAGACATGCGTCGACATGAAGTCCCACTCGATATGCACCTGTGTTACAGCGTGCCCGGATTACTACGCGCCCGTGTGCGGGAAGATCGCCGGCCTTAACTTTGCACAAGAGTACTACAACGAGTGTCACATGACGATGAAGGCTTGTCAGACGAAGGCAGctatcaaaaaagtaaactgCAAATCGTATCATATTATTAACG GAGCCACAGCAACGACACAGCCTAcagttttattgacatttgtgaCCTCAGCGGTGTTGCTTCTCATCAGATTGCTGCTCTATGACGTGTGA
- the LOC139140306 gene encoding uncharacterized protein, whose amino-acid sequence MALLSFLSLGVILVVFFGAETSAAPWGIKLTKDPCTDYKCPKLGQKCVLDKKGSAACVCMSADECSPMYKPVCDDKGEMYGNACYMDVLACTQGVVLTAKLCPKDKDNKVDGGATQLGVGTLGDDDDDGEEEELSTEPPLSTDEMMTSALSTEMPLSTEMPLSTDIPE is encoded by the exons ATGGCTCTCTTAAGTTTCCTGTCATTAGGTGTGATACTGGTCGTATTTTTTGGAGCTGAAACTTCAGCAG CACCATGGGGAATAAAACTCACGAAAGATCCATGTACTGATTACAAGTGTCCTAAACTCGGACAGAAGTGCGTGCTGGACAAGAAGGGCTCGGCAgcgtgtgtgtgtatgagtgCAGACGAGTGCTCGCCGATGTACAAACCCGTATGCGACGACAAGGGCGAAATGTATGGTAATGCCTGCTACATGGACGTATTGGCTTGCACACAAGGCGTCGTTCTCACAGCCAAGCTCTGTCCTAAAGACAAAG ACAACAAAGTGGACGGTGGTGCAACACAGTTGGGAGTCGGCACCCTAGgcgatgatgacgacgacggcGAGGAGGAGGAGCTGTCAACGGAGCCGCCGCTCTCGACGGATGAGATGATGACATCAGCCCTGTCCACCGAGATGCCTCTATCAACCGAAATGCCTTTGTCCACAGACATCCCCGAATAA
- the LOC139140305 gene encoding uncharacterized protein, translating to MKNFAKVSLLLAFVVCTYAQQYPNNPNDPFGRDRVQDKYKAQQPKNNNDNKDGSNPWAAYDRYKQVYDNIRHEEQGQAGYDPNHRYNSRQNPYPQHGHYANVNDKYFIDAYSNDNPSDPKNQYYQHGDHFHSQGQNQMGYPYGNINSNINAQRPSYGYGNQRHYNAYGTGNQGTNTGTGTGSKPGATSYGKPGFCPMVSEKLSGNCRKQCNSDKECPGYNICCVNNCQGTACVEPLKEDPCKTFKCPYPGQVCMNEGTHAWCACETVCPDVYEPVCGDDRKQYNNRCYMTLESCKMKRTINEMSCAVLGYSVSKQSRYYHYRSTAPSIGGAILAVLVPLMALILNKS from the exons ATGAAGAATTTTGCCAAAGTGTCGCTACTGCTGGCTTTTGTGGTATGCACATACGCACAGCAAT ACCCTAATAACCCTAACGATCCATTCGGAAGGGATCGTGTGCAAGACAAGTACAAGGCGCAGCAACCGAAaaacaataatgataataagGATGGTTCCAATCCTTGGGCGGCATACGACAGATACAAGCAAGTCTACGACAACATTAGACACGAAGAACAAGGGCAGGCCGGCTACGACCCAAACCACCGGTACAATAGCAGGCAGAACCCGTACCCACAGCACGGGCATTACGCCAACGTGAACGACAAATACTTCATCGACGCGTACAGCAACGACAACCCCAGCGACCCGAAGAACCAGTACTACCAGCACGGCGACCACTTCCACAGCCAGGGTCAGAACCAGATGGGCTACCCTTACGGCAACATCAACAGCAACATCAACGCCCAGCGCCCCAGCTACGGCTACGGCAACCAGAGGCACTATAACGCGTACGGCACCGGCAACCAGGGTACCAATACCGGAACTGGGACTGGTAGCAAACCGGGCGCCACCTCTTACGGGAAGCCGGGCTTTTGCCCGATGGTGTCCGAAAAACTGTCCGGAAACTGCCGGAAACAGTGCAACTCTGACAAAGAATGCCCCGGTTACAACATTTGCTGTGTCAACAATTGCCAGGGAACTGCTTGTGTAGAGCCGCTAAAGGAAG ATCCGTGCAAGACGTTCAAGTGTCCGTACCCGGGCCAGGTGTGCATGAACGAGGGTACGCATGCATGGTGCGCGTGCGAGACGGTGTGTCCGGACGTGTACGAGCCGGTTTGCGGAGACGACAGGAAACAGTACAACAACAGGTGTTACATGACTTTAGAGTCGTGCAAGATGAAGCGGACCATTAACGAGATGTCATGCGCAGTTCTTGGATACTCCGTCTCAAAACAATCAAGATATTACC ACTACAGAAGCACAGCACCGTCAATTGGTGGCGCCATTCTCGCGGTATTGGTTCCTCTGATGGCGCTCATTTTAAACAAGTCTTAA